A genomic region of Limnohabitans curvus contains the following coding sequences:
- the rplI gene encoding 50S ribosomal protein L9 — protein sequence MQIILLDKVVNLGNLGEIVRVKDGYARNFLIPSGRARRATETAIKEFEVRRAELEKAAAEKLAAAQAQGEKLTGKVIKLSQKAGVDGRLFGSVTNHDIAEALTKEGFPVAKAQIRMPHGPIKTVSESAVGVALHTDVIVEITVNVQGETA from the coding sequence ATGCAAATTATTCTGCTCGACAAGGTCGTGAACCTCGGCAACCTCGGCGAAATCGTCCGTGTGAAAGATGGTTACGCCCGTAACTTTTTGATCCCATCAGGCCGCGCACGTCGCGCCACTGAAACAGCGATCAAAGAATTCGAAGTGCGCCGCGCTGAACTCGAAAAAGCTGCTGCTGAGAAATTGGCTGCTGCACAAGCTCAAGGCGAGAAGTTGACTGGCAAAGTCATCAAGCTCAGCCAAAAAGCGGGTGTGGACGGTCGTTTGTTCGGCTCTGTGACCAACCACGACATCGCTGAAGCGTTGACGAAAGAAGGTTTCCCAGTGGCGAAAGCTCAAATCCGCATGCCTCATGGCCCGATCAAAACAGTCAGCGAAAGCGCTGTGGGCGTGGCATTGCACACGGACGTGATTGTTGAAATCACTGTCAACGTGCAAGGCGAGACTGCTTAA
- the dnaB gene encoding replicative DNA helicase, whose protein sequence is MSAASNSFDESFSHDQQIAQLRIPPHSIEAESSVLGGLLLDNGAWDRVGDLLVDGDFYRYEHKQVYAAIGALVNTSRPADVITVYEHLQALGKAEEIGGLGYLNALAQYVPSASNIRRYAEIVRERSILRKLVTASDEIATNAFNTQGRAVAQILDEAEQKIFNIGEEGSRMKQGFQAMPQLVVDLLDRVQEMADNQNDITGVPTGFIDFDRMTSGLQPGDLIVLAARPSMGKTALAINIAEHVALNEGLPVAVFSMEMGASQLAVRIVGSIGRVDQGHLRTGKLSDDEWPRLTEAIEKLRNVSLHIDETPGLTPSELRANARRLSRQCGKLGLIVVDYLQLMSGSSSSGGDNRATEIGEISRGLKMLAKELQCPVIALSQLNRSVEQRTDKRPMMSDLRESGAIEQDADVIMFIYRDDYYNKESKEPGVAEVIIGKQRNGPTGTVKLAFLKPLTKFESLASGYSSGGDY, encoded by the coding sequence ATGTCAGCCGCTTCTAACAGCTTTGATGAGAGCTTCTCTCACGACCAGCAAATTGCACAACTGCGCATTCCTCCGCACTCCATCGAGGCCGAGTCCAGCGTGTTGGGTGGCTTGTTGTTGGACAACGGGGCATGGGACCGCGTGGGCGATTTGTTGGTCGATGGTGACTTCTACCGTTACGAACACAAGCAGGTGTATGCCGCCATTGGCGCGCTGGTGAATACCAGCCGTCCAGCTGACGTCATCACGGTCTACGAGCATCTACAAGCCTTAGGCAAGGCCGAAGAAATCGGTGGCTTGGGTTATCTCAATGCTTTGGCGCAATACGTGCCGAGTGCGAGCAATATTCGCCGTTATGCAGAGATCGTGCGCGAGCGCTCGATTCTGCGCAAGCTGGTGACAGCCAGCGACGAAATCGCCACCAATGCCTTCAACACACAGGGCAGGGCAGTGGCTCAAATCTTGGATGAAGCCGAGCAAAAGATCTTCAACATCGGTGAAGAAGGCTCACGCATGAAGCAGGGTTTCCAAGCCATGCCGCAGTTGGTGGTGGACTTGCTCGACCGCGTGCAAGAAATGGCGGACAACCAAAACGACATCACCGGCGTGCCCACAGGCTTCATTGACTTTGACCGCATGACCTCAGGTTTGCAACCTGGTGACTTGATCGTGTTGGCGGCGCGTCCGTCCATGGGTAAAACGGCGCTGGCCATCAACATTGCCGAGCACGTGGCTTTGAACGAAGGTCTGCCTGTCGCTGTGTTCTCGATGGAGATGGGCGCTTCGCAACTGGCGGTTCGTATCGTGGGTTCGATTGGTCGTGTGGACCAAGGCCATTTGCGCACGGGCAAGCTGAGCGATGACGAATGGCCGCGTTTGACCGAAGCCATTGAGAAGCTGCGCAATGTGTCGTTGCACATCGATGAAACACCAGGTTTGACGCCGAGTGAGCTGCGTGCCAACGCCCGTCGTTTGTCGCGTCAGTGCGGCAAGCTCGGCCTCATCGTGGTCGACTATTTGCAGCTCATGAGTGGCTCTAGCAGCAGCGGTGGCGACAACCGTGCGACAGAGATTGGTGAAATTTCTCGCGGTTTGAAGATGCTGGCCAAAGAGCTGCAATGCCCCGTGATTGCCTTGTCTCAGCTCAACCGAAGTGTGGAACAGCGTACCGACAAACGCCCCATGATGAGTGACTTGCGAGAGTCCGGCGCCATTGAGCAGGACGCGGACGTGATCATGTTCATTTACCGCGACGACTACTACAACAAAGAGTCCAAAGAGCCAGGCGTGGCCGAAGTCATCATCGGTAAGCAGCGTAACGGCCCCACCGGGACCGTCAAGCTGGCCTTCTTGAAGCCACTCACCAAGTTCGAAAGCTTGGCCAGTGGCTACAGCAGTGGTGGCGATTACTAA
- a CDS encoding PhoH family protein has product MPLPPAPAKRAALLNTEGLDTAPAKSRSTRKSAPRHEERVTEEHVHAKVRETAAAVPQDKHEVIPAYKGERKAAPARAVTPKKAKHTGPTKLFVLDTNVLMHDPMCLFRFEEHDVFLPMIVLEELDGHKKGMTEVARNARQTSRSLDALVASHNADIITGIKLDGTGHIEVGGRLFFQTEPLDFTLPSSLPQGKADNQILGVVEALRVKHAPREVVLVSKDINMRVKARALGLAAEDYQNDKTLEDGDLLYSGAMALPEDFWIKHAKSVESWQSGSNTYYRLSGPLVPDLHINQFVYYESAGEPSLYARVTEIRGNTVVLKTLKDFTHLKNAVWGVSTRNREQNFAMNLLTDPEIDFVTLTGTAGTGKTLMALAAGLTQVLDDRRYTEIIMTRATVSVGEDIGFLPGTEEEKMGPWMGALDDNLEVLAKTETNAGEWGRAATNDLIRSRIKIKSLNFMRGRTFLNKYLIIDEAQNLTPKQMKTLITRAGPGTKIVCMGNLAQIDTPYLTEGSSGLTYAVDRFKGWPHGGHITLARGERSRLADFASEVL; this is encoded by the coding sequence ATGCCACTGCCTCCCGCCCCAGCCAAACGCGCCGCCTTGTTGAACACCGAGGGGTTAGATACGGCACCCGCCAAATCGCGCAGCACACGCAAATCGGCGCCGCGACATGAGGAACGTGTGACCGAAGAACACGTACACGCCAAGGTGCGCGAAACAGCAGCGGCAGTGCCTCAAGATAAACATGAGGTCATCCCAGCTTACAAAGGCGAACGCAAGGCGGCACCCGCACGCGCGGTAACGCCCAAAAAAGCCAAGCACACGGGACCAACCAAGCTGTTTGTGCTCGACACCAACGTGTTGATGCACGATCCCATGTGTTTGTTCCGCTTTGAAGAACACGATGTGTTCTTACCCATGATCGTCCTGGAAGAGTTGGATGGTCACAAAAAAGGCATGACCGAAGTGGCGCGAAATGCCCGTCAAACGAGCCGCTCCCTCGATGCCTTGGTGGCCTCACACAACGCAGACATCATCACAGGCATCAAGCTCGATGGCACCGGTCACATCGAAGTGGGTGGACGTCTGTTCTTCCAAACCGAGCCACTCGACTTCACACTGCCCTCTAGTCTGCCCCAAGGTAAAGCTGATAACCAAATTTTGGGAGTGGTTGAAGCGCTGCGCGTCAAGCATGCCCCGCGCGAGGTGGTGCTGGTGTCTAAAGACATCAACATGCGGGTCAAAGCCCGCGCGCTGGGCTTGGCCGCTGAAGACTACCAAAACGACAAGACCCTAGAAGACGGCGACTTGCTGTATTCAGGTGCCATGGCCTTACCAGAAGATTTCTGGATCAAACATGCCAAATCGGTTGAAAGCTGGCAAAGCGGCAGCAACACCTACTACCGCCTCAGCGGCCCCTTGGTGCCCGATCTGCACATCAACCAGTTTGTGTATTACGAATCGGCGGGTGAGCCTAGCCTGTATGCCCGTGTGACCGAGATTCGCGGCAACACCGTGGTGCTCAAAACCCTCAAAGACTTTACACATCTCAAAAATGCCGTATGGGGTGTCAGCACCCGCAACCGCGAACAAAACTTCGCGATGAACTTGCTCACCGATCCAGAGATTGACTTTGTCACACTGACCGGCACAGCAGGTACGGGCAAGACCTTGATGGCTTTGGCCGCAGGTCTCACACAAGTGTTGGACGACCGCCGCTACACCGAGATCATCATGACCCGTGCCACGGTGAGTGTGGGCGAAGACATTGGCTTCTTGCCCGGCACCGAAGAAGAAAAAATGGGGCCATGGATGGGCGCTTTAGACGATAACCTTGAAGTATTGGCCAAGACCGAAACCAATGCTGGCGAATGGGGCCGGGCCGCCACCAACGATTTGATTCGCAGTCGCATCAAAATCAAGAGCCTGAACTTCATGCGCGGGCGCACATTCCTGAACAAGTACCTCATCATTGATGAAGCCCAAAACTTGACGCCCAAGCAAATGAAAACACTCATCACGCGCGCGGGCCCCGGCACCAAGATTGTGTGCATGGGGAACTTGGCACAGATCGACACGCCCTACCTCACCGAAGGCTCATCGGGCTTGACGTATGCTGTGGACCGCTTCAAGGGGTGGCCACATGGCGGCCACATCACCTTGGCACGCGGCGAACGCTCACGACTGGCTGACTTTGCCAGCGAAGTACTTTAA
- a CDS encoding peroxiredoxin, whose protein sequence is MAIVVNKPLPEFEANATGGIKVTNNSHTGQMMVLYFYPKDNTPGCTTEAMQFRDKYKDFVKAGALVFGVSRDNMKSHDEFKTKLELPFELIADTEEKMCHMFGVVKNKIMYGKKVKGIERSTFLVGADGLLKEEWRGLKVPGHVDEVLKAVKALKKAAA, encoded by the coding sequence ATGGCAATTGTTGTCAACAAACCCCTCCCCGAATTTGAAGCCAATGCAACAGGCGGCATCAAGGTTACCAACAACTCGCACACGGGCCAAATGATGGTCTTGTATTTCTATCCCAAGGACAACACCCCTGGCTGCACCACCGAAGCTATGCAGTTCCGCGACAAATACAAAGACTTTGTCAAAGCCGGCGCTTTGGTATTTGGCGTGTCACGCGACAACATGAAATCGCACGACGAATTCAAAACCAAGCTCGAATTGCCGTTTGAGTTGATTGCCGACACAGAAGAAAAAATGTGTCACATGTTTGGCGTCGTCAAAAACAAAATCATGTACGGCAAAAAAGTCAAAGGCATTGAGCGCAGCACGTTTTTGGTAGGTGCCGACGGCCTGCTCAAAGAAGAGTGGCGCGGACTCAAAGTACCAGGCCATGTGGACGAAGTACTGAAAGCCGTCAAAGCCTTGAAGAAAGCTGCGGCCTGA
- a CDS encoding Mth938-like domain-containing protein produces the protein MKLQPDRIETQSVTAYGPGWVAIQGEKITHSVLITSEGVRLDWHCQNFEDLGPQHFAQLAELDVELVIFGSGERLRFPRPEWQVGLMQRRVGLETMDTQAACRTYNILAGEGRKVAAALLIESVTSND, from the coding sequence ATGAAATTACAACCCGATCGTATCGAGACCCAGTCAGTCACGGCTTATGGCCCAGGATGGGTCGCCATTCAAGGCGAAAAAATCACGCACAGTGTGCTGATCACCTCAGAAGGCGTTCGCCTTGACTGGCATTGCCAAAATTTTGAAGATTTGGGCCCACAACACTTTGCACAACTGGCTGAGTTAGACGTTGAGTTGGTCATCTTCGGCAGCGGCGAACGTTTGCGCTTCCCCAGGCCCGAATGGCAAGTGGGTCTGATGCAACGCCGTGTGGGCCTAGAGACCATGGACACACAGGCCGCGTGCCGCACCTACAACATCTTGGCGGGTGAAGGCCGCAAGGTTGCCGCAGCGCTGCTCATCGAAAGCGTCACAAGTAATGATTAA
- a CDS encoding pyridoxal phosphate-dependent aminotransferase yields MKKIQKSNKLSNVCYDIRGPIMDRARQMEEEGHKIIKLNIGNLAVFGFDAPEEIQQDMIRNLPTSAGYSDSKGIFGARKAVMHETQKQGIKGVTLDDIYLGNGASELIVMATNGLLNNGDELLLPAPDYPLWTAAVSLSGGTPVHYVCDESNGWMPDIEDIRSKITKNTKGIVVINPNNPTGALYSDELLMQIVELARKHGLIIFADEVYDKVLYDGVKHTPIASLSEDVLTLTFNSLSKSYRSCGYRAGWLVVSGDKKPAADYIEGLNMLSNMRLCANVPGQWAIQTALGGYQSINDLVGEGGRLRKQRDLAYELITAIPGVTCVKPQAALYMFPRLDPKVYPIKDDQQFFLELLQETKVMLVQGTGFNWKTTDHFRIVFLPHEDDLREAISRIAKFLENYRNRKA; encoded by the coding sequence TTGAAGAAGATCCAAAAATCCAACAAGCTGTCCAACGTCTGTTATGACATTCGCGGTCCCATCATGGACCGAGCGCGTCAAATGGAGGAGGAAGGCCACAAGATCATCAAACTCAACATCGGCAATTTGGCCGTGTTTGGCTTTGATGCGCCTGAAGAAATTCAGCAAGACATGATCCGTAACCTGCCCACCTCGGCGGGCTATTCGGACAGCAAAGGCATTTTTGGTGCCCGCAAAGCGGTGATGCACGAGACGCAAAAGCAAGGCATCAAAGGCGTCACGCTTGATGACATTTACCTTGGCAACGGCGCGAGCGAGCTCATCGTCATGGCCACCAATGGTTTGCTCAACAACGGTGATGAGCTGTTGTTGCCTGCGCCTGACTATCCGTTGTGGACAGCGGCGGTCAGCTTGTCTGGCGGCACACCTGTGCACTATGTATGTGATGAGTCGAATGGCTGGATGCCTGACATTGAAGACATTCGTTCGAAGATCACCAAGAACACCAAGGGCATTGTGGTCATCAACCCCAATAACCCGACGGGTGCTTTGTACTCAGACGAGTTGCTGATGCAAATCGTCGAGCTCGCACGCAAACACGGTTTGATCATTTTTGCGGACGAGGTGTATGACAAGGTGTTGTACGACGGTGTCAAACACACGCCCATCGCCAGCTTGAGCGAAGACGTGTTGACGCTCACCTTCAACTCGCTGTCCAAGAGCTATCGCTCATGCGGCTACCGCGCGGGTTGGTTGGTGGTGTCGGGCGACAAAAAGCCTGCGGCCGATTACATCGAGGGCCTCAACATGCTCTCGAACATGCGCCTGTGCGCCAACGTGCCAGGCCAGTGGGCGATTCAAACCGCCTTGGGTGGCTACCAAAGCATCAACGATTTGGTGGGTGAGGGCGGTCGTTTGCGCAAGCAACGCGACTTGGCCTATGAACTCATCACCGCCATTCCTGGTGTGACGTGCGTGAAGCCGCAAGCCGCGCTGTACATGTTCCCGCGCTTGGACCCCAAGGTGTACCCGATCAAAGACGACCAGCAGTTTTTCTTGGAGTTGCTCCAAGAAACCAAGGTCATGTTGGTGCAGGGCACGGGCTTTAACTGGAAGACCACGGACCACTTCCGTATCGTGTTCTTACCCCACGAAGATGACTTGCGTGAGGCCATCTCACGCATCGCAAAATTCTTAGAAAACTACCGAAATAGAAAAGCATGA
- a CDS encoding homoserine dehydrogenase, translated as MKPIQVGLLGIGTVGSGTFEVLKRNQEEIQRRAGRGIEVTMVADLDVARAKSIVGANVQVVDDARKVIANPDIDIVVELIGGYGIAKQLVLEAIDAGKHVVTANKALLAVHGTEIFAAAHKKGVMVAFEAAVAGGIPIIKALREGLTANRIQWLAGIINGTTNFILSEMRDKGLTFDDVLKQAQALGYAEADPTFDIEGVDAAHKATLMSAIAFGVPVQFDKAYVEGITKLESQDIKYAEQLGYRIKLLGISKRTAAGIELRVHPCLVPAKRLIANVEGAMNAVMVHADAVGTTLYYGKGAGSEPTASAVIADLVDITRLHTADPLNRVPHLAFQPDAMSNLPILPMAQVVTSYYLRLRVADQAGVLAKVTGILANADISIDAVLQREAGEGESHTDLIILTHDCVEAKMNQALAEMQKLTTVLAPITRIRKEELN; from the coding sequence ATGAAACCGATTCAAGTAGGCCTGTTAGGCATTGGCACTGTGGGCAGCGGCACTTTTGAGGTGCTCAAACGTAACCAAGAAGAAATCCAACGTCGCGCCGGTCGCGGCATTGAAGTCACGATGGTGGCTGACCTCGATGTGGCACGTGCCAAAAGCATCGTGGGTGCGAATGTGCAAGTGGTGGACGACGCGCGCAAAGTCATCGCCAACCCTGACATCGACATCGTGGTCGAGTTGATTGGTGGCTACGGCATTGCCAAGCAACTCGTGCTCGAAGCCATCGATGCGGGTAAGCATGTGGTGACGGCCAACAAGGCATTGCTGGCCGTGCATGGCACAGAAATCTTTGCAGCCGCCCACAAAAAGGGCGTGATGGTGGCGTTTGAAGCCGCGGTTGCTGGCGGTATTCCGATCATCAAAGCTTTGCGTGAAGGCCTGACTGCTAACCGCATTCAATGGTTGGCCGGCATCATCAATGGCACGACCAACTTCATCTTGTCGGAGATGCGCGACAAGGGTTTGACCTTTGACGACGTGCTCAAGCAAGCACAAGCCTTGGGCTATGCCGAAGCCGATCCGACCTTCGACATCGAAGGTGTGGACGCGGCGCACAAAGCCACCCTCATGTCGGCCATCGCGTTTGGCGTGCCTGTGCAGTTTGACAAGGCGTATGTCGAAGGCATCACCAAGCTTGAATCGCAAGACATCAAGTACGCCGAGCAACTGGGTTACCGCATCAAGTTGTTGGGTATTTCCAAGCGCACCGCCGCAGGCATTGAACTGCGCGTGCACCCTTGCTTGGTGCCAGCCAAGCGTTTGATTGCCAACGTCGAGGGCGCGATGAACGCCGTGATGGTGCACGCCGACGCCGTGGGCACGACGCTGTATTACGGCAAAGGTGCGGGCAGTGAGCCTACCGCCAGTGCCGTGATTGCCGACTTGGTGGACATCACACGTTTGCACACCGCAGACCCGTTGAACCGCGTGCCGCATTTGGCCTTCCAGCCTGACGCGATGAGCAACTTACCCATTTTGCCGATGGCCCAAGTGGTCACCAGCTACTACTTGCGCCTGCGCGTGGCAGATCAAGCCGGTGTGCTCGCCAAGGTCACAGGCATTTTGGCTAACGCCGACATCAGCATTGATGCCGTGTTGCAGCGCGAAGCCGGTGAGGGCGAGAGCCACACCGACCTCATCATCTTGACCCACGATTGCGTGGAAGCCAAGATGAATCAAGCCTTGGCTGAAATGCAAAAGCTGACCACCGTGTTGGCCCCGATCACCCGCATCCGCAAAGAAGAGTTGAACTGA
- the thrC gene encoding threonine synthase codes for MLYLSTRGHAERKRFCEILLEGLAPDGGLYLPEHYPQVDDAALTRLRHTFNTQGYAALAFELLSLYIDDIPAADLKALCAKTYTQEVYGTEAIVPVRKLEDGLLVEALSNGPTLAFKDMAMQLLGNLFEYELARRGEELNIFGATSGDTGSAAEYAMRGKKGVRVFMTSPHGRMSPFQQAQMFSLMDENIHNIAIEGVFDDCQDLVKAVSNDLDFKTKYKIGTVNSINWARLLAQVVYYFAGYFQATTANSQKVSFTVPSGNFGNVCAGHVARMMGLPVDTLVAATNENDVLDEFFRTGVYRVRGSADTHETSSPSMDISKASNFERFVFDLLGRDAALTKDLFGAQISKNGKFDLSGNPHFAEAAARYGFASGKSTHANRLATIQDVHKRFGEMIDTHTADGVKVAREHLKAGVPMIVLETALPIKFAATIVEALGQEPHRPAKFEGIEALPKRVQVMKADVAQIKAYIAKHCDHA; via the coding sequence ATGCTGTATTTGTCCACGCGCGGCCACGCCGAGCGCAAGCGTTTTTGTGAAATCCTCCTCGAAGGCTTGGCCCCCGATGGCGGTTTGTATTTGCCCGAGCACTACCCACAGGTGGACGATGCCGCGCTCACGCGTTTGCGCCACACGTTCAATACCCAAGGCTACGCAGCCTTAGCGTTTGAACTGCTGTCGCTCTACATCGACGACATCCCGGCGGCTGACTTGAAAGCCTTGTGCGCCAAGACCTACACCCAAGAGGTGTACGGCACCGAGGCCATCGTGCCGGTGCGCAAGTTAGAAGACGGCTTGTTGGTGGAGGCTTTGTCAAACGGCCCCACGCTCGCGTTCAAAGACATGGCCATGCAACTGCTGGGCAACTTGTTTGAGTACGAGTTGGCCCGCCGTGGCGAAGAACTGAATATTTTTGGTGCGACCAGTGGCGACACGGGCAGCGCCGCCGAATATGCCATGCGCGGCAAAAAAGGTGTGCGCGTGTTCATGACCAGCCCACATGGCCGTATGAGCCCGTTCCAACAAGCGCAAATGTTCAGCTTGATGGACGAGAACATCCACAACATCGCCATCGAAGGCGTGTTTGACGATTGCCAAGATTTGGTGAAAGCCGTGTCCAACGATTTGGACTTCAAAACCAAATACAAAATTGGCACGGTCAACTCCATCAACTGGGCGCGTTTGTTGGCGCAAGTGGTGTACTACTTCGCGGGCTATTTCCAAGCGACCACGGCCAACAGCCAAAAGGTGAGCTTCACCGTGCCCAGTGGCAACTTTGGCAACGTGTGCGCCGGCCATGTGGCCCGCATGATGGGCTTGCCTGTGGACACCTTGGTGGCCGCCACCAACGAAAACGATGTGTTGGACGAGTTCTTCCGTACCGGTGTGTACCGCGTGCGCGGCAGTGCCGACACGCACGAAACCTCCAGCCCGTCGATGGACATTTCCAAGGCCAGCAACTTTGAGCGCTTTGTGTTCGATTTGCTCGGTCGCGATGCGGCACTGACCAAAGACTTGTTCGGTGCGCAAATCTCGAAGAACGGCAAGTTCGACCTGAGCGGCAACCCACACTTTGCAGAAGCTGCAGCACGCTACGGCTTTGCCAGCGGCAAGAGCACACATGCCAACCGTTTGGCCACCATCCAAGACGTGCACAAACGCTTTGGTGAAATGATTGACACCCACACGGCCGACGGCGTGAAAGTGGCGCGTGAACACCTCAAGGCCGGCGTGCCCATGATCGTGTTGGAAACTGCGTTGCCCATCAAATTTGCCGCCACCATCGTGGAAGCCTTGGGCCAAGAGCCCCATCGCCCAGCCAAGTTTGAAGGCATCGAAGCCTTGCCCAAACGCGTGCAGGTGATGAAGGCAGATGTGGCGCAAATCAAAGCCTACATCGCCAAGCATTGCGATCACGCATGA
- the mobB gene encoding molybdopterin-guanine dinucleotide biosynthesis protein B, protein MKVVAFAGYSGSGKTTLVEQLIGCMRMRGLRVSVVKHAHHNFDIDKPGKDSWRHREAGAFEVLVASNQRLVLQRQFEQPAQLSVHHLLAEVYDGVDWVLVEGFKKSDLLKVEVWRKASEQPVRYPEDDFVVAIATDSPQDLPEVTQRPVLDLNDAYAITEWLVANEDRFEYNPPLL, encoded by the coding sequence ATGAAGGTCGTCGCCTTTGCCGGTTACTCCGGTTCAGGAAAAACCACCTTGGTGGAGCAGCTGATTGGCTGCATGCGCATGCGTGGCTTGCGCGTGTCGGTGGTCAAACACGCGCACCACAACTTTGACATCGATAAACCCGGCAAAGACAGCTGGCGACACCGTGAAGCCGGTGCGTTTGAGGTACTGGTGGCCTCCAACCAACGCTTGGTGTTGCAGCGCCAGTTTGAGCAACCTGCGCAGCTCTCAGTGCATCACTTGTTGGCCGAGGTGTACGACGGTGTGGATTGGGTCTTGGTCGAAGGCTTTAAGAAAAGCGATTTGCTCAAGGTCGAGGTCTGGCGCAAAGCGTCCGAGCAGCCCGTGCGCTACCCTGAAGATGATTTTGTGGTGGCCATTGCCACGGATTCGCCGCAAGACCTGCCAGAGGTCACGCAACGCCCTGTGCTCGATTTGAATGATGCCTACGCCATCACCGAATGGTTGGTGGCCAATGAAGACCGTTTCGAATACAACCCGCCTTTGCTATGA